A genomic stretch from Bacillus sp. E(2018) includes:
- a CDS encoding protein phosphatase 2C domain-containing protein, translating to MKNPNLTWVGSDQTFVDEINVTRVQNIIVGRFGGNSEAGSYKNEDGCLVWENEIENWEFTMVLDGHKTAQSVELVINQFIKNENEIKRVLSESAGAALKKLDHLVLDIFQDPDFMESCRNTTGETACLIVVRKEKYLWWFSIGDCILHLFHPELIALGERQLVQRSFYEWVGEVNTFELPVPCYSTGKKEMRKGLNHIFMTTDGLTECPGVPFEDAAEVQNVVKNIGLDEAVQFLLNEIKSNHVRDSTTIIAWSVKIEETASLPSNL from the coding sequence ATGAAGAATCCTAATTTGACTTGGGTAGGAAGCGATCAAACATTCGTTGATGAAATAAATGTAACACGTGTGCAAAATATTATAGTAGGTAGATTTGGAGGTAATTCTGAAGCGGGTTCATATAAAAATGAAGATGGTTGTCTAGTATGGGAGAACGAAATTGAAAACTGGGAATTCACAATGGTCCTTGATGGGCATAAGACAGCACAAAGTGTTGAACTCGTTATCAATCAATTTATAAAGAACGAGAACGAGATCAAGCGTGTGCTCTCAGAATCTGCAGGTGCAGCACTTAAGAAATTAGACCACCTTGTACTGGATATTTTTCAAGATCCTGATTTTATGGAATCATGCCGCAACACAACGGGTGAAACAGCTTGTTTAATAGTTGTGCGAAAAGAAAAGTATTTATGGTGGTTTTCAATAGGAGATTGTATTCTTCATCTTTTTCACCCTGAACTGATAGCTTTAGGTGAAAGACAGCTTGTTCAACGAAGTTTTTATGAATGGGTTGGTGAAGTGAATACATTTGAGCTTCCGGTACCTTGCTACAGTACGGGTAAGAAAGAAATGAGAAAAGGGCTTAACCACATTTTTATGACTACAGATGGACTGACAGAATGTCCGGGTGTTCCATTTGAAGATGCTGCAGAGGTTCAAAACGTAGTAAAAAATATCGGTTTAGATGAAGCCGTTCAATTTCTTTTGAATGAAATTAAAAGTAATCATGTAAGAGATAGCACGACCATTATCGCCTGGTCAGTTAAAATAGAGGAAACAGCTAGTTTGCCAAGTAATCTGTAA
- a CDS encoding cyclic-phosphate processing receiver domain-containing protein yields MKKISVFMDDYRSPPEGYVFVETIDECMKLLRNHDIEHLSLDHDLLSRTRNGLMLVKMMINEKLFANRITIHSANSVGGKNMYNCLKQAQKDLIMPHTIIVSLRPLPLKYIPPRVLQHYSDIK; encoded by the coding sequence ATGAAAAAGATCAGTGTATTTATGGACGATTATCGTAGTCCACCAGAAGGGTATGTCTTTGTAGAAACGATAGATGAATGTATGAAACTTCTACGAAACCATGACATTGAGCATTTATCATTAGATCATGATTTGTTAAGCAGAACAAGAAATGGTCTAATGCTTGTTAAAATGATGATCAACGAAAAGTTGTTTGCCAATCGAATAACCATCCACTCTGCGAATTCTGTTGGTGGTAAAAACATGTATAATTGCCTGAAACAAGCTCAAAAAGACTTGATAATGCCTCACACGATCATAGTTTCCTTACGTCCACTTCCACTCAAATATATCCCACCACGCGTGCTTCAACATTATAGTGATATCAAATAG
- a CDS encoding DEAD/DEAH box helicase, giving the protein MFRKKSIQQVMDVLREPELARQIVHWKTIEPREAVSVPLPDSLHPTIQSALFKRGISSLYIHQLSAYESALRGESFVAVTPTASGKTLCYNLPVLQEVAKNPESRALYLFPTKALAQDQKSEMNELIDEMGLDIKSYTYDGDTPANIRQVVRKAGNIVMTNPDMLHAAVLPHHTKWVSLFENLKYVVVDELHTYRGVFGSHVANVIRRLKRICNFYGSDPIFICTSATIANPKELAEQLTGNPMTLINNNGAPAGRKHFLFYNPPVVNKPLNVRRSATLEARNLAKLFLENHIQTIVFARSRVRVEILLTYLQELVKKEFGSKSIQGYRGGYLPKQRRAIEKGLRNGEIMGVVSTNALELGVDIGQLHACILTGYPGSIASAWQQAGRAGRRQDESVVIMVASSSPLDQYVIQNPEYFFERSPESARMNPDNLIILVDHLKCASYELPFQENEKFGNQEIQDVLEFLVDEQVLHKRGKHFYWMNDSFPAHNISLRSASQENVVIIDQTNVADVKVIGEMDRFSSMTLLHEEAIYLHQGTQYQVEKLDYEEKKAFVREVDVDYFTDANLAVSLNVLEVDKESSHERNAKAYGDVMVVAKATIFKKIKFETHDNIGSGPIHLPEEELHTSATWLTFENNELSEEKLEAGLLGIAHVLRHVAPLFVMCDANDLHVVPQVKAVHNQQPTIFIYDRYPGGIGLSEKVYGSWDTVLEQALTMIQRCPCESGCPSCTGTLEEGNNSKELAVKLIYQIKGATKHVD; this is encoded by the coding sequence ATGTTTCGAAAAAAATCTATTCAGCAAGTTATGGACGTTTTAAGAGAGCCAGAACTAGCTAGGCAAATCGTTCATTGGAAAACAATTGAGCCACGTGAGGCGGTTTCTGTGCCACTTCCTGACTCTTTGCATCCGACTATTCAATCCGCTCTATTTAAAAGAGGGATTTCTTCTTTATATATTCACCAGTTATCAGCGTATGAATCAGCTTTACGCGGTGAGAGCTTTGTAGCTGTTACACCAACAGCGTCTGGGAAAACACTTTGTTACAACCTTCCTGTACTTCAAGAGGTTGCTAAAAATCCAGAGTCAAGAGCACTGTATTTGTTTCCTACAAAAGCCCTCGCACAAGATCAGAAGTCAGAGATGAACGAACTGATCGATGAGATGGGACTAGATATTAAAAGCTATACGTATGATGGGGACACGCCAGCAAATATTCGACAAGTCGTTAGAAAAGCCGGAAACATTGTGATGACGAATCCGGACATGCTTCATGCAGCTGTTCTTCCACATCATACAAAATGGGTGTCGCTGTTTGAAAATTTGAAGTATGTGGTTGTAGATGAGCTTCATACATACCGAGGTGTCTTCGGAAGCCATGTGGCTAATGTGATTCGTCGTTTAAAGAGAATCTGTAATTTTTATGGCAGTGATCCCATTTTTATCTGTACGTCAGCAACCATTGCGAATCCAAAAGAGCTTGCTGAGCAACTCACTGGAAATCCGATGACGCTTATCAATAATAACGGAGCACCAGCGGGTCGTAAGCATTTTCTCTTTTATAATCCGCCAGTTGTTAATAAACCGTTGAATGTGAGGCGTAGCGCTACGCTTGAAGCGAGGAACCTAGCAAAGCTATTTTTGGAAAATCATATTCAAACAATCGTATTCGCACGCAGTCGTGTACGAGTGGAAATATTGCTTACCTATTTGCAAGAGCTTGTGAAAAAGGAGTTTGGAAGTAAATCTATTCAAGGGTATAGAGGCGGATATCTTCCTAAACAGCGGCGTGCAATCGAAAAAGGCCTTCGCAATGGAGAAATCATGGGAGTTGTTTCAACAAACGCCTTAGAATTAGGAGTAGACATTGGTCAGCTTCATGCATGTATCTTGACAGGTTACCCAGGCTCGATCGCAAGTGCGTGGCAACAGGCTGGGCGAGCGGGGCGTAGACAAGATGAGAGTGTGGTGATCATGGTGGCTTCCTCGTCGCCACTCGACCAATACGTGATTCAGAATCCTGAATACTTTTTTGAACGTTCTCCAGAATCTGCTCGGATGAATCCTGATAATCTAATTATTTTAGTTGATCATTTGAAATGCGCATCGTATGAATTGCCGTTTCAAGAGAATGAGAAATTTGGTAATCAAGAAATTCAGGATGTTTTAGAATTTTTAGTAGATGAACAAGTCCTTCACAAAAGGGGAAAGCACTTCTACTGGATGAATGATTCTTTTCCTGCACATAACATCTCGCTTCGATCTGCTTCTCAGGAAAATGTTGTTATCATCGATCAAACTAATGTAGCAGACGTAAAAGTGATTGGCGAGATGGATCGTTTTAGCTCAATGACGCTTCTTCATGAAGAAGCAATCTATCTTCATCAAGGTACGCAATATCAGGTGGAAAAGTTAGATTATGAAGAAAAGAAAGCTTTCGTTCGCGAAGTAGATGTTGATTATTTTACAGACGCAAACCTTGCTGTATCATTAAATGTTCTAGAAGTGGATAAAGAATCATCACATGAACGGAATGCAAAAGCCTACGGTGATGTGATGGTAGTCGCAAAGGCAACTATCTTTAAAAAGATTAAATTCGAAACACATGACAATATTGGCTCAGGTCCAATCCATCTTCCAGAAGAGGAGTTGCACACCTCTGCAACATGGCTGACTTTTGAGAATAATGAGTTAAGTGAAGAAAAGCTTGAAGCGGGTCTTCTTGGTATCGCGCACGTTCTGCGACATGTCGCTCCTTTATTCGTAATGTGTGATGCAAATGATCTTCATGTAGTACCTCAGGTTAAAGCGGTTCATAACCAACAACCTACCATTTTCATCTACGATAGATATCCGGGTGGAATAGGGCTTAGTGAAAAGGTGTATGGCTCTTGGGATACGGTTCTTGAGCAGGCACTAACAATGATCCAAAGGTGTCCTTGTGAAAGTGGCTGTCCATCTTGTACGGGAACGTTAGAAGAAGGAAATAATAGCAAGGAACTCGCTGTGAAATTGATCTATCAAATCAAAGGAGCGACAAAACATGTCGATTAA
- a CDS encoding ribonuclease H-like domain-containing protein — MSIKNKLNRLKKHMVNPVFDSPVESKPHLEDSTGERIQHADYWEKFGASAYFFEDDYCIVRKVKYSLDTQWGRYQFSDVLNAVSNWQDIDAAHPLHAKNLDASDLLFFDTETTGLSGGAGNTIFMLGMSQIKGDHVLVHQFFLPGPGSEVALYHYFLNHVKELRNLVTYNGKSFDWPQVKTRHTLIREFVPSLPEFGHFDLLHGARRLWKDTLPAVKLSVVEKEMLGVNRIHDTPGYLAPMLYFQYCNEGDPSLLEGVFQHNEWDVLSLITLYTHMSGIVTGNGFRTERETYESARWFEALNQKEQAMSLYKEVLQTGTSLTSQSKKSLASLYKKCDGLEVSVQYWLELLDENDLDEEPAIELSKYFEHIQKDYEKALHFAVMAYSRWKGKKRLTKRKEEQEKQAFMKRIERLEQRIIQYS; from the coding sequence ATGTCGATTAAAAACAAGCTGAATCGACTAAAAAAGCATATGGTCAATCCGGTTTTTGATTCTCCTGTTGAAAGTAAGCCGCATTTGGAAGATTCTACTGGTGAAAGAATTCAACATGCGGACTATTGGGAGAAATTTGGAGCTTCAGCTTATTTTTTCGAAGATGATTATTGTATCGTTCGAAAAGTAAAATACTCTCTAGATACTCAATGGGGCCGCTATCAGTTTTCAGATGTTTTAAACGCTGTATCGAATTGGCAAGATATTGATGCTGCTCATCCACTACACGCCAAGAATCTTGATGCGTCTGATTTATTGTTCTTTGATACAGAGACTACGGGTCTCAGTGGTGGAGCGGGAAATACAATCTTTATGCTCGGGATGAGTCAGATTAAAGGAGATCACGTCTTAGTTCACCAATTCTTTTTACCAGGACCAGGATCTGAAGTGGCTCTTTATCACTATTTTTTAAATCATGTGAAAGAACTTCGAAACTTAGTAACCTACAACGGAAAATCGTTTGACTGGCCACAAGTCAAAACGCGCCATACGTTAATTCGAGAATTTGTACCTTCATTGCCAGAGTTTGGTCATTTTGATCTGCTACACGGAGCAAGAAGATTGTGGAAAGACACGTTGCCAGCTGTAAAGCTCTCTGTTGTTGAAAAAGAGATGTTAGGAGTGAATCGAATCCATGATACACCAGGTTATCTCGCGCCGATGCTCTATTTTCAATATTGCAATGAAGGAGATCCATCTCTATTAGAAGGTGTTTTTCAGCATAATGAGTGGGATGTTCTTTCACTCATAACCCTTTATACACACATGTCAGGGATTGTGACTGGTAATGGTTTTCGAACAGAAAGAGAGACGTATGAATCAGCAAGATGGTTTGAAGCACTGAACCAAAAAGAACAAGCGATGTCTCTTTACAAGGAAGTACTGCAAACAGGAACTTCACTTACATCCCAATCCAAGAAATCTTTAGCTTCTCTATACAAAAAATGTGATGGGTTAGAGGTTTCTGTTCAATATTGGCTAGAATTACTTGATGAGAATGATTTAGATGAAGAACCGGCGATAGAACTTTCTAAGTATTTTGAGCATATTCAAAAAGATTATGAAAAAGCTCTTCATTTTGCAGTAATGGCTTATTCCAGATGGAAGGGCAAAAAAAGGCTAACGAAGAGGAAAGAAGAACAGGAAAAACAAGCGTTTATGAAAAGAATCGAACGATTAGAACAACGTATCATCCAATATTCGTAA
- a CDS encoding DUF1273 domain-containing protein — protein sequence MLQTLLVSGYKAHELGIFNDKHEGVYYIKKAITQKLVSLLDEGLEWVIISGQPGVEMWAAEVVFELQTEFPDLKLAVLTPFLEQEARWKENIQEKYHEILAGADFVDSVSRKPYESPGQLRAKNQFLVQKSDAVLLLYDEEKDGSPKYYLDAAKQKQEMDNSYEIFYITPYDLDVLVQEEQYNRNE from the coding sequence ATGCTTCAAACACTGCTTGTCAGTGGCTACAAAGCTCATGAACTCGGTATTTTTAATGATAAACACGAAGGGGTATACTACATCAAGAAAGCCATTACTCAAAAGTTGGTCTCCCTTCTGGATGAAGGATTAGAGTGGGTGATCATTAGTGGGCAACCTGGTGTAGAGATGTGGGCTGCAGAAGTTGTATTTGAACTTCAAACAGAATTTCCTGATTTAAAACTAGCTGTTCTTACACCGTTTTTAGAGCAAGAAGCTAGGTGGAAAGAAAACATACAGGAAAAATATCACGAAATTTTAGCAGGAGCCGATTTTGTTGATTCGGTTAGCCGTAAGCCATACGAGTCGCCTGGTCAGCTTCGAGCCAAAAATCAGTTTCTTGTGCAAAAAAGCGATGCCGTCTTGCTTCTTTACGACGAAGAAAAAGATGGTTCACCGAAGTATTATTTAGATGCAGCCAAACAAAAGCAGGAAATGGACAATTCGTACGAAATATTTTATATTACTCCTTATGACTTGGATGTTCTTGTACAAGAGGAACAATACAATCGTAATGAATAA
- the gpsB gene encoding cell division regulator GpsB, which translates to MSEQRFHLTAKEILEKDFKQGFRGYDQDEVDKFLDLIIKDYENFQKEYDAVVQENNRLRKEAQNSTDHQQTRRMSAVTSSTTNSDILQRLSNLEKHVFGSKLYD; encoded by the coding sequence ATGAGTGAACAGCGTTTTCATTTAACGGCGAAAGAAATTTTGGAAAAAGACTTTAAACAAGGCTTTCGTGGCTATGATCAAGACGAAGTGGACAAATTCTTAGATCTTATTATTAAGGATTATGAAAATTTTCAAAAAGAGTATGATGCAGTTGTTCAAGAAAACAATCGACTGCGTAAGGAAGCTCAAAATTCAACTGATCATCAGCAAACACGCAGAATGTCTGCAGTAACTTCAAGCACGACAAACTCCGATATTCTTCAGCGTTTGTCTAACTTGGAAAAACATGTTTTTGGCAGTAAACTGTACGATTGA